The Candidatus Polarisedimenticolaceae bacterium sequence GACGCGGCAGTGCACCGGCGGATCCATCTCGAGGTTGTTCGTGACTTCGAGATTGTTGACGACGGTCTCGAGGATGGCGTCGAGCTTCCCCTTCGGTGCCAGGAGGCCGGCGTCCGTCAGGCGGCGCACGACGTTCTCCTCCGCCTCGAGCTGCCACTGCCTCGCCGCCTCGACCGGTGACGTCTGCCCGGAACCGTCGCTCGCGTCGTGCGCGACGGGGGTCTCGAGCATGACCTTCGTGAACTCGTCGTCCGCGTCGGGCTTTTCGAGCTGGTACCCCCAGACGCGGATCTGCCCGCGGTACGAGAGGTTGAGCTGCCGCGACGTCTTGTCGGCCTCCTCGGTGTACACGTACGACGGGAGCCACTGGCCCTGGCCGACGTTCGTCCGCCAGCTGTCGAAGTGGAAGTTGGCGGCGAGGCTCGAGGCGTAGATCCCGTTGTAGCGCACGATGCGATAAGCCTGGTCCTCGACCCAGATCCGGCCGGTGAAGCGCCCGGGGCGGTAGCGGTCGAGCGGCTTTCCTTCCTTGGGCGTCACGTCGAAGACGAGCGTGCGAACGTCGCCGAGGAACTCCGAGCGCAGGAAATGGAACTCGTACGTGTTGCGGTCGAACGACCCGCGATCGAGGAGGAGCATGCGGGAGAAGTCCTCCGGCTTGAAGACCGCCGAGTGGAAGTCCTGGAGGAGCGAGAGCGTCTGCTTGTTCTTCTTGTCGGACTTCTTCTGCTTCGCGGGCTCGCCCGTGGACGCGAGCTCGAGCCGTCCGAAGAAGTAGTTGTCCCTCACGGGGACGAAGCCCAGCGCCGCATCCGGCTTGACCGTCTGGACGTACGTCTCGACGACCGGCCGGTGCGACTCGAGGAGGACGGCGAGCGCCTGCTCCCCTGCGATCGCGGCGTCGAGGACCTGATCCATGCGCGCCGAAGGCGCGTCGGCGGCCGGAGGCGCCGCCGCGGCGGCGGGCAGAACGGCGAGAAAGCCCCACATCACGATTGCGGTTCGCACTGCGTCTCCTCCCTCGAGGTCATGCCAGCCGGAAGACCACGCGCAGCCTCGCGGCATGGTCGACCGGCGTGCCATCCCGTTTCGCCGGAACGAACTGGATCTTCTTCGCGGCCGCCGCGGCGGCTTCGTCGAGCCCGTGGCCGAGACCGGACGCCACGCCGATCACGCGCACCGTCCCCAACGCTTCGAAGACGACGTCCAGGACGACGTCGCCCTCGAGGTGGAGCGCGCGCGCTTCCTCGGTGTAGACCGGCTTCGGCTTCGTAAGGATCTCGACGTCGGTGTCGTCGACCGACGGCGGCCGCGTGGCCTCGGCGTCGCGCTTCTTGGGCGCCGCCTCGGCGTCGAACGCCGCCGCCTTGACCGAGGTGGCCGGCGCCGAGCGTCCCTTCGTCTTCGTCGATGCCTCTTCGAACGCGGCCTGCACGACGCGGCCTGAGCGCGCCGCGGTCCCTGTGCCGCCGGCCGTGCCGCCGTCGAACCCCGCGCCGACGACGACCGGGGAGCGGGACGTGCGCGATGCGACAACGTTCGGAGCCGCGGGAGACTCGTCGAGGAGGCCGACCTTCACCTCGGGCTTGGGCTTCGGCGGCTCCGCTTTCACGATCTCGGGAACCGGCTCCGGCTTCGCGACCGGCTTCGGCGCCTCGG is a genomic window containing:
- a CDS encoding M48 family metalloprotease — encoded protein: MRTAIVMWGFLAVLPAAAAAPPAADAPSARMDQVLDAAIAGEQALAVLLESHRPVVETYVQTVKPDAALGFVPVRDNYFFGRLELASTGEPAKQKKSDKKNKQTLSLLQDFHSAVFKPEDFSRMLLLDRGSFDRNTYEFHFLRSEFLGDVRTLVFDVTPKEGKPLDRYRPGRFTGRIWVEDQAYRIVRYNGIYASSLAANFHFDSWRTNVGQGQWLPSYVYTEEADKTSRQLNLSYRGQIRVWGYQLEKPDADDEFTKVMLETPVAHDASDGSGQTSPVEAARQWQLEAEENVVRRLTDAGLLAPKGKLDAILETVVNNLEVTNNLEMDPPVHCRVLLTTPLESFTIGRTIVLSRGLIDVLPDEASLAAIVAHELGHVMAGHELDTRYAFTDRVLVGDREAVARFQFERTPQEEMEADAKAVALLKNSPYKDKLAAAGLFFKALQAQASALPYLIQPHFGNGQVYRMAPIVDAAPALDPGSITQIAALPLGGRVRVDPWTAAASLMPGAKIALVSAREKMPFQVTPLMPYLSRIDGKSEPEKTTATLAEKAASAPR
- a CDS encoding TonB family protein — encoded protein: MLRFRRPSSIPLAESAPLADLERAIDQRLRVVKRAPRVQFSPLFAETPPAAKRKRKIVVAVSIAAHVLLVVVVVLMPKHVQSIDDPRLPIEIVLAMEPPKVPEVKLAPAAPKPLPKPAPKARLEQPREEPPPPPVAEAPKPVAKPEPVPEIVKAEPPKPKPEVKVGLLDESPAAPNVVASRTSRSPVVVGAGFDGGTAGGTGTAARSGRVVQAAFEEASTKTKGRSAPATSVKAAAFDAEAAPKKRDAEATRPPSVDDTDVEILTKPKPVYTEEARALHLEGDVVLDVVFEALGTVRVIGVASGLGHGLDEAAAAAAKKIQFVPAKRDGTPVDHAARLRVVFRLA